From a region of the Lactuca sativa cultivar Salinas chromosome 4, Lsat_Salinas_v11, whole genome shotgun sequence genome:
- the LOC111907927 gene encoding uncharacterized protein LOC111907927 has product MAPHGDAIVTSYNHPHAFNKPPRLASEGLKRTMSDMSFELSKEAIDIKSLTTISEVVDAKCECCGMIEECTPEYMEKVHNRYYGKWICGLCSEAVKEEMEKNGGNKEEALSSHMNTCVRFNKRDRAYPVLCQAEAMRDLLKKTRLRGKSLSPRDHVKKGGIARSSSCIPAITKEINGVNTQ; this is encoded by the coding sequence ATGGCACCTCATGGAGACGCCATTGTTACCTCTTACAATCACCCACATGCATTCAACAAGCCACCAAGACTTGCATCTGAAGGACTCAAACGCACTATGTCAGACATGTCATTTGAGTTGAGCAAAGAAGCCATTGATATCAAGTCCTTGACCACAATCTCCGAGGTGGTGGATGCCAAGTGTGAATGTTGTGGTATGATTGAAGAGTGCACGCCAGAGTACATGGAAAAGGTGCACAACAGGTATTATGGTAAGTGGATATGTGGGTTGTGTTCAGAAGCAGTGAAGGAAGAGATGGAGAAAAATGGAGGGAACAAAGAAGAGGCCTTGAGTAGTCATATGAATACATGTGTTCGCTTCAATAAACGCGATAGGGCTTACCCGGTTCTGTGTCAAGCTGAGGCCATGAGAGACCTGTTGAAGAAGACTAGACTTAGAGGTAAATCTTTAAGTCCGAGAGACCATGTGAAAAAGGGTGGAATCGCAAGGAGTTCAAGCTGCATTCCTGCCATTACTAAGGAGATCAATGGCGTCAACACTCAATAA